One segment of Halalkalicoccus tibetensis DNA contains the following:
- the rnhA gene encoding ribonuclease HI: MPSLPHDPDEAREKLEAAGATVSAGNTDHERWRATLGDANAVAYEDTVVVQGARPADIESVLREAGGRVHCYFDGGSRGNPGPAAIGWVLVSGDGIVAEGGERIGETTNNRAEYEALIRGLEAAREYGFDEVEINGDSQLVVKQVRGEWDANDPGMRERRVRARELLSGFEEWSITHVPREVNERADELVNEAFENG, from the coding sequence ATGCCGTCCCTCCCCCACGATCCCGACGAGGCCCGCGAGAAGCTGGAGGCCGCCGGGGCGACCGTCTCGGCGGGCAACACCGACCACGAGCGCTGGCGCGCGACGCTGGGCGACGCGAACGCGGTCGCCTACGAGGACACGGTCGTCGTCCAGGGCGCCCGTCCCGCCGACATCGAGTCGGTGCTCCGGGAGGCCGGCGGGCGGGTCCACTGCTACTTCGACGGTGGCAGCCGGGGCAACCCCGGCCCGGCGGCGATCGGTTGGGTGCTCGTCTCGGGCGACGGGATCGTCGCCGAGGGGGGCGAGCGGATCGGCGAGACGACGAACAACCGCGCGGAGTACGAGGCGCTGATCCGGGGGCTCGAGGCCGCCCGCGAGTACGGGTTCGACGAGGTGGAGATCAACGGGGACTCACAGCTCGTGGTCAAGCAGGTCCGCGGCGAGTGGGACGCCAACGACCCCGGGATGCGCGAACGGCGCGTCCGGGCCCGCGAGCTGCTGTCGGGGTTCGAGGAGTGGTCGATCACGCACGTTCCGCGGGAGGTAAACGAGCGCGCGGACGAACTCGTCAACGAGGCGTTCGAGAATGGCTGA
- a CDS encoding rnhA operon protein, with translation MAELPEETVEEATRLTRLARRASDPDEAAAYRAHREELLSEHGFTARVREEDATATLVLHPDGWIEDGTIRPDRVDDTDRAIEVQVAGPESPDDWDAVEKHNRAVARRVREAHGEVHGENAEAFADFMGNHYAKPVEQATPEERAEFLSEYFVRNAWPSEEQKRRIERSLQHVEAAAKADPDRR, from the coding sequence ATGGCTGAGCTACCCGAGGAGACGGTCGAGGAGGCGACGCGACTGACGAGGCTCGCGCGACGGGCGAGCGACCCCGACGAGGCGGCGGCCTACCGCGCGCACCGTGAGGAACTGCTCTCCGAACACGGCTTCACCGCCCGCGTCCGCGAGGAGGACGCGACGGCGACGCTGGTGCTCCATCCCGACGGGTGGATCGAGGACGGGACGATCCGCCCCGACCGGGTCGACGACACCGATCGGGCGATCGAGGTGCAGGTCGCCGGTCCTGAGAGCCCCGATGACTGGGACGCGGTCGAGAAGCACAACCGCGCGGTCGCCCGCCGGGTCCGGGAGGCCCACGGCGAGGTCCACGGGGAGAACGCCGAGGCGTTCGCCGACTTCATGGGCAACCACTACGCGAAGCCGGTCGAGCAGGCGACCCCGGAGGAGCGAGCGGAGTTCCTCTCGGAGTACTTCGTGCGGAACGCGTGGCCGAGCGAGGAACAGAAACGGCGCATCGAGCGGTCGCTACAGCACGTGGAGGCGGCCGCGAAAGCCGATCCGGATCGGCGTTAG
- a CDS encoding transcription initiation factor IIB: MTRSTRQREREHETEQPEGAQEDEGVRTCPECGSDDLVKSSDRGELICDDCGLVVEEGNIDPGPEWRAFNHSERQSKSRVGAPTTQTMHDKGLTTTIDWKDKDAYGRSISSKKRSQMHRLRKWQERIRTKDAGERNLQFALSEIDRMASALGVPRSVREVASVIYRRALSEDLIRGRSIEGVATAALYAACRKEGIPRSLEEISEVSRVERKEIGRTYRYISQELGLEMRPVDPKKYVPRFCSELELSEEVQSKANEIIEKTAEEGLLSGKSPTGYAAAAIYAASLLCNEKKTQREVADVAQVTEVTIRNRYQEQIEAMGIHS, from the coding sequence ATGACACGGTCCACCCGTCAGCGGGAGCGCGAGCACGAGACGGAGCAACCCGAGGGAGCCCAGGAGGACGAAGGGGTCCGCACCTGTCCGGAGTGTGGGTCCGACGACCTCGTCAAGAGCTCCGATCGGGGTGAACTCATCTGCGATGACTGCGGCCTGGTCGTCGAGGAGGGGAACATCGACCCCGGGCCCGAGTGGCGGGCGTTCAACCACTCCGAGCGCCAGAGCAAATCGAGGGTGGGCGCGCCGACCACCCAGACGATGCACGACAAGGGGCTGACCACCACGATCGACTGGAAGGACAAGGACGCCTACGGCCGGTCGATCTCCTCGAAGAAACGCAGCCAGATGCACCGACTGCGAAAGTGGCAGGAGCGCATCCGCACGAAGGACGCCGGCGAGCGAAACCTCCAGTTCGCACTCAGCGAGATCGACCGCATGGCCAGCGCGCTCGGCGTCCCCCGCTCGGTCCGGGAGGTCGCCTCGGTGATCTATCGCCGGGCGCTCTCCGAGGACCTCATCCGCGGGCGCTCGATCGAGGGCGTCGCCACCGCGGCGCTGTACGCGGCGTGTCGCAAGGAGGGCATTCCCCGGAGCTTGGAGGAGATCAGCGAGGTCTCGCGGGTCGAGCGAAAGGAGATCGGCCGGACCTATCGGTATATCTCCCAGGAGCTCGGCCTCGAGATGCGTCCCGTCGATCCCAAGAAGTACGTCCCCCGATTCTGCTCCGAACTCGAACTCAGCGAGGAGGTACAGTCGAAGGCCAACGAGATAATCGAGAAGACCGCCGAGGAGGGCCTGCTGTCGGGCAAGTCCCCCACGGGCTACGCGGCGGCGGCGATCTACGCCGCCTCGCTTCTCTGTAACGAGAAGAAGACCCAGCGCGAGGTCGCCGACGTCGCGCAGGTGACGGAAGTCACCATCCGGAACCGCTATCAGGAACAGATCGAGGCGATGGGCATCCACAGCTGA
- the nreA gene encoding DNA repair protein NreA yields the protein MRLDEYLEGFERDEAAERRRLAREKSYGITQYLDEVEDRFSDALSGDSLVGSTAPSIFVGHSNYPQVSTGLLSPVGDEDHAEQYATDSGWYRQGLSIDDVVQRRTGLLNANRFTDVRSVGESPTTAKTGSPNVHDVWDGFVGTQREVAIADRPVDVEIGLSDSRLDFDFPDGDTAAPRGPRTGAESATLTENPHVPRAVEKTLEDDDWRAEGAMTYLYRRGFDVYEINRILSAGALGEAETRRLVPTRWSITAVDDTIGKFLRGSIRSNPSVDQTRVFSSEYMGNRYWAILTPGNWEFELVEMKAPGSVWNPVDSDVWVASDHEGYEGRTKYVDGGTAGAYYATRLAALEYLEEIGRQAKVLVLRHVSDEYWAPVGVWQIRESVRDAFEGESGVAETFHDAVRGVESHLPVSSSDLRRSSEMVAGVQASLADFSA from the coding sequence ATGCGACTCGACGAGTACCTCGAGGGGTTCGAACGCGACGAGGCCGCCGAGCGCCGCCGCCTCGCCCGCGAGAAGTCCTACGGGATCACGCAGTACCTCGACGAGGTCGAGGACCGCTTCTCAGACGCCCTCTCGGGGGACTCGCTGGTCGGCTCGACCGCCCCCTCGATCTTCGTCGGCCACTCGAACTACCCGCAGGTGTCGACCGGCCTGCTCTCGCCGGTCGGCGACGAGGACCACGCCGAGCAGTACGCCACCGACAGCGGCTGGTACCGCCAGGGGCTCTCGATCGACGACGTCGTCCAGCGCCGGACCGGGCTGTTGAACGCCAACCGCTTCACCGACGTCCGTTCGGTCGGGGAGAGCCCGACCACCGCCAAGACCGGCTCCCCGAACGTCCACGACGTCTGGGACGGCTTCGTCGGCACCCAGCGCGAGGTCGCGATCGCCGACCGGCCCGTCGACGTCGAGATCGGCCTCTCGGACTCCCGACTGGACTTCGACTTCCCGGACGGCGACACTGCCGCGCCACGGGGCCCCCGGACGGGCGCCGAGTCCGCGACCCTGACCGAGAACCCCCACGTCCCGCGGGCCGTCGAGAAGACCTTAGAGGACGACGACTGGCGCGCCGAGGGCGCGATGACCTACCTCTACCGACGGGGATTCGACGTCTACGAGATCAACCGCATCCTCTCGGCGGGCGCGCTGGGCGAGGCCGAGACCCGGCGGCTGGTCCCGACCCGCTGGTCGATCACCGCCGTCGACGACACGATCGGGAAGTTCCTCCGGGGCTCGATCCGCTCGAACCCAAGCGTCGACCAGACGCGGGTGTTCTCGAGCGAGTACATGGGCAATCGCTATTGGGCGATCCTGACCCCGGGCAACTGGGAGTTCGAGCTCGTCGAGATGAAGGCGCCCGGCAGCGTCTGGAACCCCGTCGACTCGGACGTGTGGGTCGCGAGCGACCACGAGGGCTACGAGGGCCGAACGAAATACGTCGACGGCGGCACGGCCGGCGCCTATTATGCGACCCGGCTCGCGGCCCTCGAGTATCTGGAGGAGATCGGCCGCCAGGCGAAGGTGCTGGTACTGAGACACGTCTCCGACGAGTACTGGGCTCCCGTGGGCGTGTGGCAGATCCGCGAGAGCGTCCGGGACGCCTTCGAGGGCGAGAGCGGGGTCGCGGAGACCTTCCACGACGCCGTTCGGGGCGTCGAGTCACATCTCCCCGTCTCGTCGAGCGACCTCCGGCGTTCCTCGGAGATGGTCGCGGGCGTCCAGGCGTCGCTCGCGGACTTCTCGGCCTGA
- a CDS encoding PadR family transcriptional regulator — protein MSEAQSVPGTQQTAHDLTAFQHNILVILAEEPMYGLAIKRELESYYDTEVNHGRLYPNLDDLVERDLVAKSELDKRTNQYELTDDGYETVLGQLNWVFSKLITDEERAEDVGDLVAAHD, from the coding sequence ATGTCAGAGGCACAATCTGTTCCGGGCACCCAGCAGACGGCACACGATTTGACCGCGTTCCAGCACAACATCCTCGTGATCCTCGCGGAGGAGCCGATGTACGGGCTGGCGATCAAGCGCGAACTGGAGAGCTACTACGACACGGAGGTCAACCACGGCCGGCTCTACCCAAACCTCGACGACCTGGTCGAGCGCGACCTGGTCGCGAAAAGCGAGCTGGACAAGCGCACCAACCAGTACGAGCTCACCGACGACGGCTACGAGACGGTTCTGGGCCAGCTCAACTGGGTCTTCTCGAAGCTCATCACCGACGAGGAGCGCGCCGAGGACGTCGGCGACCTGGTTGCCGCGCACGACTAA
- a CDS encoding DUF302 domain-containing protein, with amino-acid sequence MSLPIDPEQLTREDIGERSVTLNMGHDEAVEHVRQTFEAAGFGMPVEFSPSELLREKIDADRDPYYVLGACNPEMADKALEVTREIGALFPCNVVVWEVEPGVQQVHHVSIMKIARLNGIAPDNDDWEEVVDGTRRMVEEAFDDLETTDDAGGGEKPRGRQGGKQEGSGGSPQ; translated from the coding sequence ATGAGCCTACCGATCGACCCGGAGCAGCTCACCCGGGAGGACATCGGCGAGCGAAGCGTCACGCTGAACATGGGCCACGACGAGGCGGTCGAGCACGTCCGCCAGACGTTCGAGGCGGCCGGCTTCGGCATGCCCGTCGAGTTCTCGCCCTCGGAGCTGCTGCGCGAGAAGATCGACGCCGATCGCGACCCCTACTACGTGCTCGGCGCGTGCAACCCCGAGATGGCTGACAAGGCCCTCGAGGTCACCCGCGAGATCGGCGCGCTGTTCCCCTGTAACGTCGTCGTCTGGGAGGTCGAGCCCGGCGTCCAGCAGGTCCATCACGTCTCGATCATGAAGATCGCCCGGCTGAACGGGATCGCCCCCGACAACGACGACTGGGAGGAGGTCGTCGACGGGACGAGACGGATGGTCGAGGAGGCCTTCGACGACCTCGAGACGACCGACGACGCCGGCGGCGGCGAGAAGCCCCGCGGGCGCCAGGGCGGCAAGCAGGAAGGGAGCGGCGGCAGCCCGCAGTAG